DNA from Campylobacter sp. RM5004:
TTGATAGTTAAAGGCAATTTATTAGCCCTAATAGAAAATCAATTTATTTATAAAAAAATAATTCTTTTATTATCAAATAAAAAAACTTCTAAATATAAAGGCTTTATATTTGGCTTTTTAAATGGGCTTTTTCCTTGCGGTTTGGTTTATTTTTTTGTAGCAAAATCAATGATAGCAAAAAGCTTTAATGAAGCTTGGCTTAATATGTTTGTTTTTGGGCTTAGCACTTTACCTGCTATGCTTTTAGGCGGAGTATTTGTAAAAGAGATTAGAAAAATTAAAAATATTCAATATTTTTTATTTGCTTTAATTATAGTTTATGGATTTTATTTATGCTATTTAGCACTTAAATTAAGTAGGTAATATGTATAGATTAAATGAGTATAAAAACGCCATAGAAAATACAAATATAGTTTCAAAGACAGATATAAATGGCATTATCACTTTTGTAAATGAAGAATTTTGCAATCTATGCGGCTTTAGTAAAGAAGAATTAATAGGGCAAAATCATAATATAATTCGTCATCCAGATACGCCAAAAAGTGCTTTTGAGAAATTATGGAATACTATTTTGCAAGGCAAGGTTCATAAAGGCATTGTAAAAAATAAGAAAAAAAACGGAGAAGCATTTTACGCTCAAACTACTATTATTCCGATTTTTGATGAAGATGGAAGTATTTTTGAATTTATCGCAATTAGAAGCGATGTAACAAAGCTTTTTACATTAAACGAAGAGCTTACAAAGACCAAGCAAGAGCTTATGAGATTAAATGAGAATTTAGAACAAGTTGTAGCCCAAAAGACTAATTCGCTAAGGATTTTAAATGAAAATTTAGAGAAAAAAATAGAAGATGCTATAAGTCAAAATAACGCTCAGCAAAAAATCATTTTTCAACAAAATCGCCAAGTAATTTTAGGTCAAATGCTAGAAAATATAGCTCATCAATGGAGACAACCTTTAAATGAATTATCTTTAGCGATTTATTTATTACATAATGAGAAAAAAGATAAACATTATAAATTGTGTCAAAAATTAATTCAAAATATGAGCCAAACCATTAATGATTTTAGAAATTTTATCAACCCAAATACACCATTACAAAGCTGTAATCTTCCTAAAATTATTAAGCAAAGTTTATATATAAGCAATCAAGCACTTAAAAAAGCTAATATAAAATTATTTTTTAATATTGATAAAAATGCTTACAAAACTCCTATTCAATGCAATTTTAATGAATTAGTGCAGGTCTTAGTAAATATTATTAATAATGCAAAAGATGCCTTGCTTGAAACTAATATTAATAAAGAACTTAGATTTGAAGTGCTTGTAAAAGACAAGGAACAAATTTTAAGGATAATTGATAATGCAGGTGGAATAAAAAGTAATATAATTGAGCATATATTTGACCCATATTTTACAACAAAGCATAAAAAACAAGGAGTTGGCTTGGGTCTATATATTTGTAAGCAAATTTTAAATAAAATTAATGCTGAAATTTTTTGCTCTAGTGAAAATGGGCGAACTTGTTTTGAGATAATTTTTAAAGGAGATTAATGCTAAGTGTTTTAATAGTTGAAGATGAAAAAAATATAGCACTTTTAATGAAAGATATACTTTCTTCTATATTTTCAGAGATTTATTATGCAAATGATGGTGTAAGTGGTTTAAATAAATTTAAAAAATTAAGACCTGATATGGTAATTTGCGATGTTTTAATGCCTTTAAAAGATGGACTTAGTCTTGCAAAAAGTATTAAGGATTTAAGTCCGAATACTCCTATAATCATAATATCAGCACATAGTGATAAAGAAAAATTACTTAAAGCAATTGATATTAATGTTAATAAATATTTGATTAAACCAATTATTCCTGAAGAATTAATCGCAAGTGTAAAAAGCCTAATAAAAAATCTAAACAAAACAGCTAGTCTAGGCGAATACACAATAGATTATGTAAAATCTAGCTTTAAAACAAAAGATTACGAAGTAGAGCTTACAAGAAAAGAATTAGCTTTATTAAAAGCACTTAGTGAGCCTATCGGCAAGGTTGTTAGTCTTGAAGAGATTAAAGAAATTTGCTGGGGTAAAAGCGATGTAAAAGATGGTTCGGTAAGAACTTTCATAAAGCGTTTTAGAGATAAATTAGGGGTAAATATAATAAAAAATATAACTTCAACAGGATATAAAATAGTTCTATAAAATAGAACTATTATATTTATTTCCTGCTTTTATATAAATAATATTTGAATTATGAATGTTTGTATTTATTGCTTCTTCATTAGGTGTTGCTTTTCCTATTAGTAATGATTTTACTGAATCGTAATTTAATAAAGTTTTGCAAAGCTCACCAGGATTATCTGTCTTTTTAATAACAATATATTCTTTAAAAGTGCTAAATTGCAAACATTGTTCTGATTTAATAAAAAACCATTTGTTTTTATCAAGCCCAACTTTAGTCATTAGAGCAATATCAATGAATTCATTGTTTGTAGAATAGTAAGTATCTATATCGTTGATTAAGGTTGCTAGATTTCTTATAGATTTTGACATTTCTGCTTCGCTTTTTGAGCTATTTACTTTTAAAAATATTAATACCAATAAAGCTAAAACTACTACACAAACTACTATTATTTCTATTGCTAAGGCTTTCTTTTTCACTTGCAATTCCTATTTGAAATTCCTAAAATTCCGGCGTTTGGTAGTTTAAAGCTTCTATCTTTAGCATAAATTCTTTCATTATTAATTAAATCATATTTCCAAATAGGTGCATTTTGTTTAAAGTCTTCAACAAATTCAGCAAAAATACTTAAGCCATTTTTTCTATGAGAACTTGCAATTCCTGCAAAATAAGAGCATTCGCCTACTAAAACATCACCTTTAGTGTGAGCAAAAAATAATTTTACATTTAAATCTTTTGTTTTTTCACACCAAGCATTAAACCATTTTTTAAGTAGAGGTTCGTATATATCAAAACTAAGACCATTAATATCACCTTCAGCTCTAATTATCCCACTAAAGCTTAAGAAAGCTCCGTAATTTAATTCTTTACATATCCCACAAAATTCATTATATAAAGCTCTTTCATCAAGTGCTTTTGTATGTATTTGAAAATTATTCATATTTAACCCCCGCATACAGGTGGTAGTATGCTTATGATATCTCCATTTTTTAATTCATATTCTAAACTATCAATGAAACCATCATTAACAGCTATTGCGCTAATTTCTAACCATTCTTTTAAATCTTCGTGTTTTAATAATTCTTCTTTTAGTTCGTAAATATTTTTTACATCTAATTCCAAACTATCTTTATTGATAGGTCCTAAAAAATTAATTTTTACCATTTTCATACACCTTTTCTAATAAAATATTTTCAGGAACAGGTCTGCTAAAATAATAACCTTGATACTCATCGCAACCTAAATGCTTTAAGAAATTTAATATTTCAATATTTTCAACGCCTTCAGCAACTGAACGCTTATTTAAGTATTTGATGATATTTACAATAAATTCAACTAATTTTCTATTTCTTTCGTTTGTGTCAATGTTTTGTATAAAACATTTATCAATTTTTACAACATCAAAATCCAAATCTTGATCGTTTAAATAAGATAAAGAGCTATATCCTTTACCAAAATCATCCATAGATAAGCCTACATTAAGCTTTTTAATTTTATCTATGATAGCTTTACTTGTTGCATTTTCTATTGAAAAGCTTTCTGTGATTTCAAACTCAATTAATCTAGGCGGTATTCCTTGAATGTTTTTTTCAATTGTATGAACTATACCTTCGCTTAATAGTTGTTTTGTGCTTAAGTTTATACTTAATTTTAATTCAAGTCCTTTTGCTAGCCATCTTCTTTGAGCATCACAAGCCATTTTTATAATTTCATTACCTAATGTTATGATTAGGTTGCTTTTTTCACAAATATTAATAAATTGATCCGGATATACTAAAGTATCGCCTTTTTGCCATCTAACAAGAGCTTCTGCTCCTATTATTTTGCCAGTTTTACAATCAACTTTTGGTTGATAATGTAATAAAAATTCTTTATTAATTATGCCGTTTCTTATATCTCTTTGAAGAGTTAGATTCTCTTCATTTTGTTTGCCTATTTCTTTAGTATATACGAAAACACAAGTATCACCACTAGCTTTATCGTTTTCTATTGCTAAATCTGCATTTCCTATACATTCATGTAAGTCTTCGCTATCTTTTGGATACAAGCTACAACCTATTCTTGCATTTATTCTAAATGGTTCATATTCTATCAAATCATCGTTTGATGTGATTTTAATACTTCTTGCAGTTAGTTTTTGATGATAATTTTTAGCTATTGCGTAATAATCTTCATCTTTATTAACTTCTACTATTAATAAAAATTCATCAGCTGAAATTCTTGCTAAGCATTCAAATTTATTTTTATTTTGTGTGAATTTGTATTTATCATATTTTATATAATCTAGGCATTCTAAATGTTCATTATCACCTATTGCCAAGCCTTTTAAATTAGCATAAAGTCTGTAAGCAACTATTTTAAGTATTTCATCTCCAAAATGTCTGCCATACATAGAGTTATAAACTCTAAATTTATCAATATTAAAAAATAAAAATAATAGTAATTTATCATCTTTTTTAGCGTATTGTTTAAGGCTTTCATTAACGCTTATCATATTCATAAGTCCTGTTACACCATCTACATAAGCTTGTTTTTTAATATTTGTATCTTTTGTTTGGATTTGTCTAATAAATCTAAGCAATGCGTAGCTTAAGGTTCTAAACTCTTTAAATGCAAAATCATTATTAAGTTTTTTATCTTTATTAAAATTAGAAATTTGTTTATTTAACGCAACGTCAAAATGCTTAGCCGCGAGCTCTATTTGTGATTTTACTTCTCTTCTTTTTCTAACCAAAAAAATCCATAAAGCAACAAAGCCTATGCAAATAGAAAAGCATAAAAACATTCCTTGCATCAAGAATGATTTAAATCTTTTATTTTTAGCTTCTTCTAAATTAGCTTTTAATACATCTTCTTTAATTGTAAATTCTAAAGCTAGCCACCAGTTTTTATCATAACAAGTAAAAGCCTTACTTTCATATACACAATACCATTTTTCATTACCTAGGAAATTAAAACTATCATCTAATTTTCTTACTTTAAAGTTTGAAATTTGAGCATTATGAAGATTTTTTATATTATTCAAAGCAACTATTGTTTGGCTTTCTTGATATTTTTTTTCATCTATACTAAATTTTACAATCTGATTATCAGCAATTTCCATATATCTTGCATAATAAATGTAGTTTGGATCAATTCCATTTGATACATCTATTCTGATAGGATATTTCGTGTTAGCTTGAACGAATTTTAAAGCTTCTTGTTTGTTTTCATGGGTTGTAATATATTCGTTAATAAAATTATAAGTGCTATCAATAATCTCTTTTGTGCTATCGAAAATATAGTTATATTCAGCATCTAAATATTTTTTAATATTTTTTATTTCTTCTTTTATGTATTTATTAGATGATAGATTGATTTGTTCGTTATAATCTTTTTCTAAATTGCTGATTTCTTCGTTATAATTTGCTTTAATTACGAAGATTCCTATTATAAAAATAAGTACAAAAAATACTATAGAATAAAGAGTTAAGCTCTTAATTGACTCTTCTAAAATTGACTTTCTTTCTTTCATAAAATACCTGATATATTGTAAAATTAAATATGATATTATAGCAAAATTATTAATATTAAAAGGATTTTTTGATGATTTATAATGAAAATACAATAAATACTCCAGTTTATGTTTGCTATGAAAACAAGCTTAAAAATAATCTTGAGATTTTCAAAAGAATTCAAGAAGAAACCGGTGTAAAAGTATTATTAGCTTTAAAAGGCTTTGCATTTAGTGCTGCTATGCCTTTAGTTAAAGAATACCTTCAAGGTTGCACTTGCAGTGGATTGTGGGAGAGTATGTTTGCTAAAGAATATGTTGGCAAAGAAGTACATACTTATGCTCCTGCATTTAATGAAGAAGATTTAAAAGAAATTATAAAAATAAGCAATCATTTAGTTGTTAATTCATTAAATGAATACAAAAAGGTTAAAAAATTGCAAAACGAAATTCCTGTTTCAAATTCTTTAGGAATTCGTTGTAATTTAGAGTTTTCTCTAGCTCCAAGAGAGATTTATAATCCTTGCGGAAAATATTCAAGATTAGGAATTAAAGCAAAAGATTTATTAGAAAGTGATATTGTGGTTGATGGCTTACATTTTCACGCACTTTGTGAAGAAAGTTTTGAGAGTTTAGAAAGTGTTTTTGCAGTATTTGAAGAAAAATTTTTAAAGCCATATCTAGCAAAACACCCTTTAAAATGGATTAACTTTGGAGGCGGTCATCATATTACTAAAGAAGGCTATAAGATTGATGAATTAATTAAGTTTTTAAAAGAAATTAAATCTAAATATAAGCTTGAAATATATCTTGAGCCAGGCGAAGCTGTTGGCTGGCAAACGGGCGAATTAGTAGCTAGTGTTTTAGATATTATTGAAAATGAGAAAAAAATCGCTATTTTAGATATTTGTGCAGAAGCTCATATGCCAGATACAATCATTATGCCTTATACAAGCGAAGTAAAGAATGCAAAAATCTTAGCAAGTCGTGATGAGCTAGCAGATGTTAAAAGCACTACAACTAGCTATGTTTTAACGGGAAATTCTTGTCTTGCAGGCGATATTATGGGAGAATATGAGTTTAATCAAGAATTAAAAATAGGAGATAGGGTAGTATTTTGCGATCAAATTCATTACACGATAGTAAAAAATACAACTTTTAATGGGGTAAAACTACCTAGTTTAATCTATGTTGATGAGAAAGGTAACATTAAAAATCAAAAAGATTTTAATTTTAATGATTATTCAAGGAGAAATTAAAATTATTTTGATATAAATTAAAAAAATATTTTATTTTAGGAAGATATTATGAGAAAGTTTTTTTTACCAGCATTTTTATTTGCCTGTCTTAGTGCTAGTGATTTAACTACAATAGGAAGAGTTGAAAATATCACTAGCTACAAATTAGGGCATTTATGGACGCTTTTAGCTTCAACTTATATTGCACCTTTAGCGCTTATTGTATTAATTGCAGTTTTAAGTGCTTTTGCTCTTCATTATATGGTAATAGGACCAAAGACATTTAGTCATGAAGGCAAGAAAATTTATGCCTTTTCATTGTTTGAGCGTGGTTTTCACTTCATTGCTGCACTTGCTTGGATAATTCTAATTCCAACGGGTTTAATTATAATGAATGGTCATTTTTTTGGTGGCGGTGTATTCGTTAGGCTTTGCAAAAATCTTCATGGAATTGCTACGATTTTATTTTTTATTTCAATTATTCCTATGTTTTTTTGCTGGATAAAAAGAATGCTACCTGCAAGCTATGATATAAGATGGCTTATGATAGTTGGTGGATATTTAAGCAAGGTTAAAAGACCTGTTCCAGCTGGTAAATTTAACTTCGGTCAAAAAATGTGGTACTACATTGCAGTATTTGGTGGTGCTATTATGATAATTACCGGTGCTTTTATGTTCTTTTTGGATTTTCAAAGTGAATTTTTACAAAGCACGTTTGGCTTAAGTCATATTAATATTTTAAGACTTAGTGCAATAGTTCATAATATTTTAGGAATTGTTTGTGCTGCTATGTTTTTTGTTCATTTATACATGGCTGTTTTTGCTATCAAAGGCTCAATTCATGCAATGATTACAGGCTATAAGGAAGAAGAAGAAGTTTATATCCTGCACTCATATTGGTATAAAGAGCTTACTAAAAAAGGCGAAATAAGCCCAAGTTATAGCTATGAAAAATAAAACACCTAAAATTAAATTTTGGCTTGAAGATAACGGCGAAATTTTTGGAAAAGGAAATTATGAAATATTAAAAGCCATTGAAAAATATGGCTCAATAAACGAAAGCTCTAAGCAACTTCACATGAGTTATAAAAAAGCTTGGAGCAAGAAAAATAGCACAGAAAAATTCTTAGAAGGCGATATATTTATTAGCAAAAAAGGTGCTAGTAAAGATAGCGGAACAATTCTTAGTGCTAAAGCAAAAGAATTTATGCAAAAATATGAACTTTTAGAAAAAGAGTTAGAAGAATTTGTAGAAAAAAGATTTGATGAATTATTTAGAAAGGAATAAAATGAAATTAGATTTTAGCGGCAAGGCTTGTCCGATACCTGTAATTGAAACAAAAAAAGCTTTATTAAACCTAGATTTAAATGAAACACTAGAAATAATCGTAGATAACGAAGCGGCGAAAGAAAATATCACAAGATTATTAAAGAATTTAAATCAGGAATTTGAAAATGACGGCTTTACTTTTAAACTTCAAAAAAGCAAGATAAATAAAACAAAAAGCGAAAGCAAAAAGCAAGAAGGAATATTCTTAAAATCTCAAAAAGTAGGCGATGGAGAACTAGGTGCAATGCTATTAGTTGGTTTTTTAACTGCTGTTAAGGAAAGAAATATTCAAAAAGTAGTACTCATAAACGATGCGATTTTTATAGCTTGTGATGAAAACCATCCTGCTTTTAATGCTTTAAAAACTTTAGCAGATGATGGAGTAGAAGTTTTATGTTGTGCGAATTGCTTGAATTATTTCTCACAAAGTCCAAAAATCGGCAGAAGTTCAAATGCAGTTGAGATAATTGATACATTATTTGATACAAATATGGTAACTCTATGAAACTAACAAGCCTTAGTATGCACGCAGGTTGAGGGGCTAAACTAAGTCAGGCT
Protein-coding regions in this window:
- a CDS encoding sulfite exporter TauE/SafE family protein; protein product: MNNLLSTFALGLGLSLTHCFFMCGGILILFNHNKSTYFDIFTYHFFRIIAYVLIGIIAYFLGYFINSLNLQIFLYFFLGAFCVFLGFALIVKGNLLALIENQFIYKKIILLLSNKKTSKYKGFIFGFLNGLFPCGLVYFFVAKSMIAKSFNEAWLNMFVFGLSTLPAMLLGGVFVKEIRKIKNIQYFLFALIIVYGFYLCYLALKLSR
- a CDS encoding HAMP domain-containing sensor histidine kinase, with translation MYRLNEYKNAIENTNIVSKTDINGIITFVNEEFCNLCGFSKEELIGQNHNIIRHPDTPKSAFEKLWNTILQGKVHKGIVKNKKKNGEAFYAQTTIIPIFDEDGSIFEFIAIRSDVTKLFTLNEELTKTKQELMRLNENLEQVVAQKTNSLRILNENLEKKIEDAISQNNAQQKIIFQQNRQVILGQMLENIAHQWRQPLNELSLAIYLLHNEKKDKHYKLCQKLIQNMSQTINDFRNFINPNTPLQSCNLPKIIKQSLYISNQALKKANIKLFFNIDKNAYKTPIQCNFNELVQVLVNIINNAKDALLETNINKELRFEVLVKDKEQILRIIDNAGGIKSNIIEHIFDPYFTTKHKKQGVGLGLYICKQILNKINAEIFCSSENGRTCFEIIFKGD
- a CDS encoding response regulator transcription factor, with product MLSVLIVEDEKNIALLMKDILSSIFSEIYYANDGVSGLNKFKKLRPDMVICDVLMPLKDGLSLAKSIKDLSPNTPIIIISAHSDKEKLLKAIDINVNKYLIKPIIPEELIASVKSLIKNLNKTASLGEYTIDYVKSSFKTKDYEVELTRKELALLKALSEPIGKVVSLEEIKEICWGKSDVKDGSVRTFIKRFRDKLGVNIIKNITSTGYKIVL
- a CDS encoding molybdenum cofactor biosynthesis protein MoaE, with the protein product MNNFQIHTKALDERALYNEFCGICKELNYGAFLSFSGIIRAEGDINGLSFDIYEPLLKKWFNAWCEKTKDLNVKLFFAHTKGDVLVGECSYFAGIASSHRKNGLSIFAEFVEDFKQNAPIWKYDLINNERIYAKDRSFKLPNAGILGISNRNCK
- a CDS encoding MoaD/ThiS family protein, coding for MVKINFLGPINKDSLELDVKNIYELKEELLKHEDLKEWLEISAIAVNDGFIDSLEYELKNGDIISILPPVCGG
- a CDS encoding bifunctional diguanylate cyclase/phosphodiesterase; the encoded protein is MKERKSILEESIKSLTLYSIVFFVLIFIIGIFVIKANYNEEISNLEKDYNEQINLSSNKYIKEEIKNIKKYLDAEYNYIFDSTKEIIDSTYNFINEYITTHENKQEALKFVQANTKYPIRIDVSNGIDPNYIYYARYMEIADNQIVKFSIDEKKYQESQTIVALNNIKNLHNAQISNFKVRKLDDSFNFLGNEKWYCVYESKAFTCYDKNWWLALEFTIKEDVLKANLEEAKNKRFKSFLMQGMFLCFSICIGFVALWIFLVRKRREVKSQIELAAKHFDVALNKQISNFNKDKKLNNDFAFKEFRTLSYALLRFIRQIQTKDTNIKKQAYVDGVTGLMNMISVNESLKQYAKKDDKLLLFLFFNIDKFRVYNSMYGRHFGDEILKIVAYRLYANLKGLAIGDNEHLECLDYIKYDKYKFTQNKNKFECLARISADEFLLIVEVNKDEDYYAIAKNYHQKLTARSIKITSNDDLIEYEPFRINARIGCSLYPKDSEDLHECIGNADLAIENDKASGDTCVFVYTKEIGKQNEENLTLQRDIRNGIINKEFLLHYQPKVDCKTGKIIGAEALVRWQKGDTLVYPDQFINICEKSNLIITLGNEIIKMACDAQRRWLAKGLELKLSINLSTKQLLSEGIVHTIEKNIQGIPPRLIEFEITESFSIENATSKAIIDKIKKLNVGLSMDDFGKGYSSLSYLNDQDLDFDVVKIDKCFIQNIDTNERNRKLVEFIVNIIKYLNKRSVAEGVENIEILNFLKHLGCDEYQGYYFSRPVPENILLEKVYENGKN
- the nspC gene encoding carboxynorspermidine decarboxylase, which translates into the protein MIYNENTINTPVYVCYENKLKNNLEIFKRIQEETGVKVLLALKGFAFSAAMPLVKEYLQGCTCSGLWESMFAKEYVGKEVHTYAPAFNEEDLKEIIKISNHLVVNSLNEYKKVKKLQNEIPVSNSLGIRCNLEFSLAPREIYNPCGKYSRLGIKAKDLLESDIVVDGLHFHALCEESFESLESVFAVFEEKFLKPYLAKHPLKWINFGGGHHITKEGYKIDELIKFLKEIKSKYKLEIYLEPGEAVGWQTGELVASVLDIIENEKKIAILDICAEAHMPDTIIMPYTSEVKNAKILASRDELADVKSTTTSYVLTGNSCLAGDIMGEYEFNQELKIGDRVVFCDQIHYTIVKNTTFNGVKLPSLIYVDEKGNIKNQKDFNFNDYSRRN
- a CDS encoding formate dehydrogenase subunit gamma; protein product: MRKFFLPAFLFACLSASDLTTIGRVENITSYKLGHLWTLLASTYIAPLALIVLIAVLSAFALHYMVIGPKTFSHEGKKIYAFSLFERGFHFIAALAWIILIPTGLIIMNGHFFGGGVFVRLCKNLHGIATILFFISIIPMFFCWIKRMLPASYDIRWLMIVGGYLSKVKRPVPAGKFNFGQKMWYYIAVFGGAIMIITGAFMFFLDFQSEFLQSTFGLSHINILRLSAIVHNILGIVCAAMFFVHLYMAVFAIKGSIHAMITGYKEEEEVYILHSYWYKELTKKGEISPSYSYEK
- the yedF gene encoding sulfurtransferase-like selenium metabolism protein YedF, with product MKLDFSGKACPIPVIETKKALLNLDLNETLEIIVDNEAAKENITRLLKNLNQEFENDGFTFKLQKSKINKTKSESKKQEGIFLKSQKVGDGELGAMLLVGFLTAVKERNIQKVVLINDAIFIACDENHPAFNALKTLADDGVEVLCCANCLNYFSQSPKIGRSSNAVEIIDTLFDTNMVTL